Proteins from one Chloroflexota bacterium genomic window:
- the rimO gene encoding 30S ribosomal protein S12 methylthiotransferase RimO encodes MKFHIITLGCPKNTVDSEGMHGILTREGHTAVDSSDGADVVIVNTCSFINAAREETVGVLQELANNKAPGQKLIAAGCMAESHGDVLRSRVPKLDATLSTKEWMRIGSVVAGSSAPSKTTGFGIPLMGGAPSAMPSTGLNLSLTPASTGDSLGAYGDWRTTAITRNKRGPSAYLKISDGCNLRCAFCTIPSFKGDMRSKAVGSILGEARELVEAGVQEIILVAQHLTDYGRDLGMKQNGLGVLLEELAAVVPADRWIRLMYAYPQSVTPDLVETMARLPQLCHYVDMPLQHAHPDTLRRMRRPPDTDKTKAIVNSLRQAMPDLSLRTTFIVGYPGETRDEFKALLEFLEEMQFDRVGMFRYSLEPGTVAGELPDQVAERVKERRWNEAMAVQQVISRARTARFVGQTMKVLVEGTGTDDDGRAIVVGRSYRDAPEVDGLVFGYGAADVGQFANIAINKTTDYDLWGEIV; translated from the coding sequence ATGAAGTTTCATATCATTACTTTAGGCTGTCCGAAAAATACCGTCGATAGCGAAGGCATGCATGGCATTCTGACGCGCGAAGGCCACACCGCCGTCGATAGCAGCGATGGTGCCGACGTGGTGATCGTCAATACCTGTTCGTTTATCAACGCTGCCCGCGAAGAAACCGTCGGCGTGTTGCAAGAGCTAGCCAACAACAAAGCGCCAGGCCAAAAATTAATTGCGGCTGGCTGTATGGCCGAAAGCCATGGCGATGTCTTGCGTTCACGCGTGCCCAAGCTCGATGCCACCCTCAGCACCAAAGAATGGATGCGCATCGGTTCAGTTGTGGCAGGGAGCAGTGCGCCTAGCAAAACCACAGGCTTTGGCATTCCCTTGATGGGCGGTGCACCAAGCGCGATGCCCAGCACTGGGCTTAATCTTAGCCTCACACCTGCTTCAACTGGCGATAGCCTCGGAGCCTATGGCGATTGGCGCACAACCGCGATTACCCGCAACAAACGCGGCCCTTCAGCCTATCTCAAAATTTCCGATGGCTGTAATTTGCGCTGTGCCTTCTGTACAATTCCATCGTTCAAAGGCGATATGCGTTCGAAGGCGGTTGGCTCGATTTTAGGCGAAGCCCGCGAGTTAGTCGAGGCGGGAGTCCAAGAAATTATCTTGGTCGCCCAGCACCTCACCGATTATGGCCGCGATTTGGGCATGAAACAAAATGGCCTTGGGGTTTTGCTCGAAGAGTTGGCCGCAGTTGTGCCAGCCGACCGCTGGATTCGGCTGATGTACGCATATCCGCAATCGGTTACGCCCGATTTGGTCGAAACCATGGCGCGGCTGCCACAATTGTGTCATTATGTCGATATGCCATTGCAGCATGCCCACCCTGATACCTTGCGCCGCATGCGCCGCCCACCCGACACCGATAAAACTAAGGCAATTGTAAACTCGTTGCGCCAAGCCATGCCCGATTTGTCACTACGTACAACGTTTATTGTGGGCTATCCTGGCGAAACCCGCGATGAATTCAAAGCCTTGCTCGAATTCCTCGAAGAAATGCAATTTGATCGGGTGGGGATGTTCCGCTATTCGCTAGAGCCAGGCACAGTTGCTGGCGAATTGCCTGATCAAGTAGCTGAACGGGTCAAAGAGCGGCGTTGGAACGAAGCCATGGCGGTGCAACAAGTGATTTCGCGTGCTCGCACTGCGCGTTTTGTCGGCCAAACCATGAAGGTATTGGTCGAAGGCACTGGCACTGATGATGATGGCCGAGCGATTGTGGTTGGGCGTTCGTATCGCGATGCCCCCGAAGTTGATGGCTTGGTCTTTGGCTATGGCGCTGCCGATGTTGGTCAATTTGCCAATATTGCTATCAACAAAACCACCGATTACGACCTATGGGGCGAGATCGTCTAA